CGCCGGGCGAGCCTGCGAAAAACCTGAAGTATCACCAGTTCGGCACCGCCGAGGGCTGGAAGGAATGTGGGTGTCAGCACAAGGATGCGCATGTTACCCCCGTTGATTATTAAAGTGATCGCCTTTTCCGGACCACAATGTCCTGAAAGAAGTCCTTTGTCTGCACGGCTATCCCCGGCCACTTATAATGCCCTGCAAGCTCCCTGGCACCCTTTTCCAGCCTACCCAGCAGCGCCTGATTCTCAAGTACATCGCTCACAGCCCCGGCAAGGGCTTCCGCTTCATCGGTTTCGGGCCAGATCATGTTTTCTCGGTTTTTAAAAAGCCTAACAGGCACGGCGGGTCTGGTGGTGACTACGGCCTTGCCATGGGCCAGGGCCGCCATGAGGCTGCCGCGCCTATCGCTCACGCCCGAATCGTAGGGCAGTAGAGCCAGGCGGCTTCCATCGAGAAGAGCGGATACATCCTGGGCCGGAATCCTGCCGGTCCATATGACTCGCCCTTCTATTCCGAGCTTGGAAATCAGCCTTCTCTTCTCATCTATATATTCGGGGACATCCGAGATGCCTCCTCCTATGACCAGAAGCTGGATTTGATGCCCCCTTTCCAGGAGCATGCGGGTCGTCTCAAAAAGGATGGTCATGCCCTTACCCTGATAGGACATGCCGAAGTATGCGAGCACCGGCATCTCAGGGTCCAGCCCGTATCGTCGCGAAGCCTTATGAAAGTCCTCTGAAGTGCCTTCGGGTTCAATGTTCGCCCCTATGGGGATATGCCTTGTCTTTCGAAGAAAAGGACGCAGATATCTCTTCAAGAGATACATTATCTCAGAATTGGTGGCTATAATGCCGTCCGCACCGCAAAGAAAAGAAAGGGCCATCGGATAATTGATTCTGGGACCTCCCCACAAGGTGTGAAAGCTAACGCACGTGGCAAAACGCCTGGTCATCCAGGACCAGGCAATCCTGAAAACGGGATCGTACATGGGAGGTGAATACTGAAGATTTATCATATCCACGCCATAGGCCATCAGCACCTTCGAAATTCTTTTTCTGACCCCGTGCGTCCAGGGTCTTTGGAATTTTAAGACTTTTACGGGGCCGTCCATTCCGTCGCCTAAATAGGCGTCATCCGTCACCACAAAGATCTCCCAGCCCTTGTCTGAAAGGTGCCTGCACAGGATTTGCGTGTAGTGTGAAACTCCTCCCTCCTGACGTGAAGGAGGGTAGTTTGTACAGAATACCGCTATTTTCATGCCGAGTGTATTTATGCCCTTCTTGGCCTAAAATTAATCAATTCCCTCTCCTGTTATTTCTTTCTGAAAACACACAGGTAATTGCATATAAATGAATTTTCGCCTGTTTTATTGTCCAGACACAACGAGAGCCTCTGTACCAGATACGAAATCCCTTCAACTACCCTTCTTGTCACTGGGACCCTGTGGATTTTGTGTATATGTGCTGCAATGCGATTCCCCCAGAACAGGAATTCACCGCCGGCAGGGACAATGTGAAGCGTCTCGAATTCATGTTTCTCGGCGATTCTTTTCAGGGAGTGTTCAGTAAACCTGAAGAAATCATAAGGTGTTTCATGAATTGCCACCAAAAGGGGGGATACCAAGTAGAGGTGCGCACCCTTCTTGAGCACTCTCCAAGCCTCATCCATAAGCTGATCATATTCGAAAATGTGTTCAATTACAAAAGAGCAGAAAACGGTGTCCACAGATGAAGCCCTTACCGGCAGGTTCAGGCAATCACCGTATATATCAATGGTCTCCGCCCGCTCTCTGAGATTTCCTCTTTTAATTTTAGAAGGGATGTCCACGCCAAGGTAATGCCTTACTTTACCTTCAAAAACCTCCTGAAACGGTTTTGTTCCACAGCCGATATCCAAAAGGGTTCCTGATGCGCAGTCTTTATAACGATCCAGCACCACTCTCACTTTTTCAAATATCGACCAATGCGCTGAAGACTTTGATATCATTAGCTTTCTATAAATCTCCAGTCAGCTTCTTGAAAAGAGACAAAAGCGGCCCCATATGAGCCTCAACACTGAAGCGATTTTTCGCAAAAACCCTCGCCTCCTCCCCCATTCTTTTTGCGGCCTCTGGGTTCTCTATAAGGAAGTTGATCTTCTCTGCTATCGCACCCTCATCCCCGACCTTTACAAGAAATCCGTTTTCTTCATGATTGAGCCAGTCCGATATGCCGCCAACATTGCAGGCTATAACCGGACGCTGGTAAGCCATGGCTTCGATCCCCACAATACCGAAGGGCTCGGGCCACACCGAGGGTACCACCGCTATTGAGCACTCGCGGTATAGACGGTCCAGCCTGTCGTGGGAAAGCCATCCCTTGAAGTCGATGCGCTCGGATAGGCCCAAGTCTTTTCCAAGGCCTTCGAGTCCTTTCAAATCGGGCCCGTCCCCCACAATTATCAACCTTGCCCTTTGATGAACCGAAGATAATGCCTTTATGAGATGGTGCATCCCCTTTTCCTTTATGACCCTTCCCACACAGATTATTAAGGGTTCAGCGTTAATGGGAGGGTAATCCACGGAATCGGGAGCATGGGTGAAGTACGGTATAATGCTGATCCTGTCTTCCTCAAATCCGTTTTGTAGAAGCATGGATTTCATG
The nucleotide sequence above comes from Desulfobacterales bacterium. Encoded proteins:
- a CDS encoding glycosyltransferase family 4 protein, with product MKIAVFCTNYPPSRQEGGVSHYTQILCRHLSDKGWEIFVVTDDAYLGDGMDGPVKVLKFQRPWTHGVRKRISKVLMAYGVDMINLQYSPPMYDPVFRIAWSWMTRRFATCVSFHTLWGGPRINYPMALSFLCGADGIIATNSEIMYLLKRYLRPFLRKTRHIPIGANIEPEGTSEDFHKASRRYGLDPEMPVLAYFGMSYQGKGMTILFETTRMLLERGHQIQLLVIGGGISDVPEYIDEKRRLISKLGIEGRVIWTGRIPAQDVSALLDGSRLALLPYDSGVSDRRGSLMAALAHGKAVVTTRPAVPVRLFKNRENMIWPETDEAEALAGAVSDVLENQALLGRLEKGARELAGHYKWPGIAVQTKDFFQDIVVRKRRSL
- a CDS encoding class I SAM-dependent methyltransferase, which codes for MISKSSAHWSIFEKVRVVLDRYKDCASGTLLDIGCGTKPFQEVFEGKVRHYLGVDIPSKIKRGNLRERAETIDIYGDCLNLPVRASSVDTVFCSFVIEHIFEYDQLMDEAWRVLKKGAHLYLVSPLLVAIHETPYDFFRFTEHSLKRIAEKHEFETLHIVPAGGEFLFWGNRIAAHIHKIHRVPVTRRVVEGISYLVQRLSLCLDNKTGENSFICNYLCVFRKK
- a CDS encoding glycosyltransferase family 4 protein, with translation MKILHLNGAASGGGIEQYLGQLFKELGSRGHQNLLIYGDRAPEDAFSKEEARHIEGITRVACGDLDTKIEKVKEIFKSYDPDLVFVHQVLNAALIDFVTRRKPSIRFAHGYKLICPDGRKTLKSEGRLCGYPLGYSCQIHAYQYRCMPRDPFKGFRLLRNSKRIVRMHRQRSHMVVASSFMKSMLLQNGFEEDRISIIPYFTHAPDSVDYPPINAEPLIICVGRVIKEKGMHHLIKALSSVHQRARLIIVGDGPDLKGLEGLGKDLGLSERIDFKGWLSHDRLDRLYRECSIAVVPSVWPEPFGIVGIEAMAYQRPVIACNVGGISDWLNHEENGFLVKVGDEGAIAEKINFLIENPEAAKRMGEEARVFAKNRFSVEAHMGPLLSLFKKLTGDL